A window of the Bufo gargarizans isolate SCDJY-AF-19 chromosome 1, ASM1485885v1, whole genome shotgun sequence genome harbors these coding sequences:
- the LOC122926269 gene encoding uncharacterized protein LOC122926269: protein MLACHYFYQMARIVFLLGIILTLSVIWLLQASLEKSHDIKSFYSHSQSVVTVKLLNPKNPYVVCHHDICRNLSYVSIGLYSPKMGKYVWHNLKSTKELEIFINSKLLVDYQLQFPNNGFCVIQCTDTAGGYVSQLLILPPVLHTRCKLKDIPSARSLLNINILLIDSVSRHHFYRSLPRTIEEFRHLNEEYFTSGHVFDYELLQGIKSRTFESLQALFGGDKNLFPLIDALEQIPRIVDINETLGKFRAFGYETLYVEDLCWLYEWGLVKEQGAINLSAPFQERVKLFNEAIHRAGINRIDVTYSNCLILKANRVKNQFHGPASICYNGIHQHTYLLQYMEYFLSRFSSLRRPTFTFMILDTGHEDTGIRIKQMDKELAGHVSFLAHQENTISFILSDHGNTYGQFLSASPEFHVEIFHPSLFVIVPDSASRILGDAKMKALLVNQKRLVSLLDVYYTLLGLLSSSKQTYSEIPRFPVNRDGLLSPVSVTRTCKDIPRLHPNLCICQDSYKMEKNSSYYALFAEFALSYINMRIIVQRSNSSKSCHRLVATSFTNVKISTEEGAGDTTILMDLHIMSPYRTKHEEERFTVTMLFGSTSQREGILFLGYSRLTPFSSYKHCADPAIDLQLCICERHSAYGNRTIENHTDSETVTWTKTYRTIVQKPCLFLKTRNYTEGVVLFISNACSHRKYSIIFNFISKNLYSSNKMPVRQIVEPKMERLLVVGIRRKDNLPWKYKYTLTFKAIRKM from the coding sequence CTTTTGAACCCAAAGAACCCGTATGTTGTTTGCCATCATGATATCTGCAGGAACCTCTCCTATGTATCTATCGGATTATACAGTCCTAAGATGGGTAAATATGTATGGCACAATCTAAAATCAACTAAAGAACTAGAAATATTCATCAATTCCAAGTTGCTTGTAGACTACCAATTACAGTTTCCAAATAATGGATTTTGTGTAATTCAGTGTACTGACACAGCCGGAGGGTATGTTTCACAACTCCTCATCTTACCACCTGTTCTACATACAAGATGCAAGCTGAAAGATATACCTAGTGCTAGGTCATTATTAAATATTAACATTTTATTAATAGATTCCGTTTCCAGGCATCATTTTTATAGGTCTTTGCCAAGGACTATCGAAGAATTCCGACACCTGAATGAAGAATATTTTACAAGTGGTCACGTATTTGATTATGAGCTCCTTCAAGGTATTAAGAGCCGAACATTTGAATCACTTCAAGCACTTTTTGGAGGTGACAAAAATTTGTTTCCCTTGATTGATGCTTTAGAACAAATTCCTCGTATTGTGGATATCAATGAAACCCTTGGTAAATTTAGAGCCTTTGGATACGAGACCCTGTATGTTGAAGACTTGTGTTGGCTTTATGAATGGGGTCTTGTTAAAGAACAAGGGGCAATAAATCTATCTGCCCCCTTTCAGGAACGAGTAAAGCTATTTAATGAAGCCATTCATAGGGCTGGAATAAACCGCATAGATGTTACCTACAGCAACTGTTTAATTCTTAAGGCGAACAGAGTGAAGAATCAGTTTCATGGTCCAGCTTCTATCTGCTACAATGGAATCCACCAACACACCTATCTTCTTCAGTACATGGAGTATTTTTTAAGTCGCTTCTCAAGTCTACGAAGGCCAACATTCACTTTCATGATACTAGACACAGGACACGAGGACACCGGCATTAGAATAAAACAAATGGATAAAGAGCTAGCTGGACATGTCTCCTTTTTGGCACATCAGGAAAACACAATATCCTTCATTCTTTCTGATCATGGTAATACATATGGACAATTTCTTTCAGCATCTCCAGAATTTCATGTGGAAATTTTCCACCCTTCTTTGTTTGTGATTGTACCCGATAGTGCATCCAGAATCTTAGGGGATGCAAAAATGAAAGCACTGCTAGTAAATCAGAAGAGACTAGTCAGCCTTCTTGATGTATATTATACTTTATTGGGCCTTCTTTCTTCATCGAAACAGACATATTCAGAGATCCCAAGATTCCCTGTAAACCGTGATGGCCTATTGAGTCCTGTTTCTGTAACTCGAACATGTAAAGACATACCAAGACTACACCCAAATCTGTGTATTTGTCAAGATTCCTATAAGATGGAGAAGAACTCTTCCTATTATGCATTATTTGCAGAATTTGCTTTGAGTTACATAAATATGAGGATTATTGTGCAGAGGAGTAATAGCAGCAAATCATGCCATAGACTTGTTGCCACCAGTTTTACCAATGTGAAAATCAGCACAGAAGAAGGGGCAGGAGACACTACTATTTTGATGGACCTTCACATCATGTCACCATACAGAACAAAACATGAAGAAGAGAGGTTCACAGTAACCATGCTGTTTGGTTCGACATCCCAGAGAGAGGGAATACTTTTCCTTGGCTATAGCAGGCTCACCCCCTTCAGCTCATATAAGCATTGTGCAGACCCCGCTATTGACCTTCAGTTATGCATATGTGAAAGACATTCTGCATATGGAAACAGAACTATAGAAAATCATACTGATTCTGAAACTGTGACATGGACTAAGACGTATAGGACCATAGTTCAAAAGCCATGTCTTTTCCTGAAAACCAGAAACTATACTGAAGGTGTTGTGCTCTTTATTTCCAATGCTTGCTCACATAGAAAGTACAGCATCATATTTAACTTTATAAGTAAAAATCTGTATTCTTCTAACAAGATGCCTGTTAGACAAATTGTGGAACCTAAAATGGAAAGATTATTGGTGGTGGGCATCAGGAGAAAAGATAATCTGCCTTGGAAGTACAAATACACACTTACATTCAAAGCAAttagaaaaatgtag